The DNA region ccgcccacaaTTCATTATCCATCCTTTCTTATAAGTCTTCCAGCTGCATATTCTGTACGGAAACGTATTGAACATGATTATGTACAGGTGCAATTTTATGAAGTTTAAACGGTCAGTACTTTTGGTATCCTGATTTCATATATGAAATCATAGGTAAATATTCAGGTCGTGCGGGATCCGGAGTCTCAgaaaatggctggatggatcAGTTTCTATGTACTGCAGTTATCAAAATCCTCAGATCCTGGCTTGCACTTTTAAACAGACCATATCATATATAAACATTTTATGATGTTTCAACGTTCATTGTATCCATGAAGCAGCTGAATTATCTCGTTTTTTGGAATCAATGTTGTATTTTCTTGAGGTGTCGACTGGTACAGAGGTGCAGTCCTTCTTCCTCTGTAGGTAGACTTTGGGTTTCTTTCTTGAGATCAATTCAGTATCATGGTGGAAAGGGTTGAGACCATCCACCACAGGGATGAAttaaaggacaatataatcagttttggaaataTCTGACTAAAGATAGTGCCTTTAACTGTAGTTCTACTAAGCCAAGCATTTATGCTGGACTGTTGGATTGATACACTATTAAAAATGGCAGGGGAGCATCTCAGCATCATCATGTTGTTTTATGTTCTCTGGCTTTGAGATTAAGGTGAACATGCCTCATATCGCAGATAATAATGGTATAACTGAATAAAATTGGCCATAGATTACCTAGTCAACAAAAGAGGCACCATTCCACCATATTACGTAATTTCTCTACTTCTGCCCATCTGTCCTGTACTAATGAACACACAATGAAAAATACAGACTATATCAGAAAGAATATTTTGTCCACAACAgaataactaaaataaatacatttgtttgtttttccttcttttaacgagaatcattaatattttaatgatgTTTAAGCACGAGCAAACTGGGATATCGGCACACCCACAAATATACAGTAGTTTACCAATGCATTGTGCTTCCTAATGGAGATGTATGGCCTGGAAGAAACATGGCAATATCCTCTTGGAAGACCAAGTATTAGACCTTTATTTAGATTGTTACTCTGAGCAGAGCATAGCTCTTGCTTAACTCCACCTAAGTCAGGTTGATTTTAATAAAGGCATAACGCTCAAGTGCCTGTTAAGATCAATGCAATACTGGTTTGAAATACTTACTTCCAAGAAATTACATGGAGAATACACATTGCCATAAAGGAAAAGTTCAGAACCAAATTCCAGATGCTGAAACTATGCTGGAACTGTGTACTGAATTCTGAGATGTCATCCAGACAATCTGAGAAAGAAATTATAAAACATGTAAAGATACAAAGAAATCAAACCAGACTAATAAATGCACAGGAGAAACGGCAAAGAATAGAAAAAGAGGCAAAATCAGGAACaaaaaatatttcttaaaaGTACTGAACTGTAAATTCCAGAAAACTTCAGTAACATCGGAAATGTTACTGAAGAAGGAAACAAACATGGTAAAATAATGGCCAAATTTccattattgtgtgtgtgttttgaaaAGCATCCTTTGGCAAAAAAAGTGACAGAACAAAGTGATGGCAGGAATACACAAAAGACCTCTCTTGCAAAGGCATGATCAACTAAGATATAATTAATAAGGTCAGGCACATTGAAAAAGCCTCAATAATGGAAGAGGAGGTTGGTATAGTGCTGGGATCACTACCGAAAAGGAATGACGTTTATCCACATAGCCTCCCAATTGGAAATATTCCAAGCAATGGAAGAACATGTAAAAACCTGGAATGAATTAGGTGACTGTATACTTCAAATGATGTCCGTACAAAACAGAATTGAATGTTGGTGAGAACAATCTGCCACATACTTAAAACAATGCCGCCACCTTGTTTATTGTGTCACACTACAACCCTAGAGGGCACAGAATGGTTTCGATGCAGCAAGCCCACATACAGAGCTCAAATAAACATATTGTGGCAAGCCCGTGAGTCATTTAAATAAAGATGATGACAGCTCTTTTAAAACGGAAGTTGCtctctttattaacagccaCTATTGGTTTAACACTAGCAGTGgcactgacaggaaagccaACAATTTAAACGGCATTCACGGTCACATGCTAAAGAAACACACAATCCGCAGTTGACATGTACTATCATCataaacacacaaatacacattaaTTGACATTATTTAAAGTGCTGTGTGGTGCAAAGTGTCCAAGAAACTGTGTAATTAGTCCTGCTGACCAAAACTGTGGTGTCTTTTGTGTTGGTTTGCTTAGCAGTGAAACCAGTATTACAAGACTCCAGTGTGAAATGAAAACTGTGTAGTGTGAAGTCTCAAAATATGAAATGGTCAGAGTTCAAAGGAACAAATGTCACTTAAAAAAATGTCACTAAAAATGCAAACATCATACAAATTTCTGTAATTAAAATGATCATTTTATCTTGTATCCATACATGTAACTTCTGGAAATTCTGGTATTTTCACAAATGTCTATATGCTTGGCTTCTACtgtataatcatgtttattttatgCTATGTGACATTAAGCAAATGTCAAAAAGGGGTATTAGGAATCTATCCATATTTTAAGCACACATTCAGCACAGGGCTCATGGGAGGGGAAGAGGCTGATGCTTATCTCAGGCAGCAAAGCGGATCTCttgatggcatgccagtccctcacaggacacacaatgggcaatttagacacCATTTCACCAAACCACATGTCTTTGTACTACAGGACGGCACCAGAATACCTGGAGAAAACCTGCACAATGCAATAAGAACAAGAAAGATCAAACCATACAAATAATGGGCTGGCTTTCTAGCCTCAACCCTTGGGGTATGAGGCTAACTGCTGTGCTTTATGGTTACTGCttgtaacattttaaactggcaTCAAAGTTCCTCTAATATTTTGCAAGTAGTTGAAGTGTGATGTCAAATACAGGAAAAACTGGTTGACACTCAGATTACTGGATCAAAACGGGTTCCTGTTTTTTGATCACTGAAATGAAAGAGCGAAAGCCGACTAATGTTGAACAATGTTTATTACTGTTGAACAAAATAATCTCAGACATTATAGACAACATATAATCAGGTAATGGGGCTGAAACCAGAAGTTAAGGTCAGTACAATGAATATACGTATTCTGAAAAGCTATATTATTGGTATCTAGCTTtgttcttaataataataaaaaaggttaattttcaaaaaaagaaaatcaaacaTTTTATGGCAATTGTTTCTTCAATATCTACCAGGAGAATGAAACTGGCATAGTTCtgagttttatatattttatgacATTGTATACACCCTGTATGGTACACTAGTCCATCACAAGgtatgttctctctctctctctctctctctctctctctctctctctctctctctctctctcacacacacacacacacacacacactcgtcaTCATCCACTCACCTGcaaagcatgtctttggatgaAGGGAGAAAATCCATGTAATCTAGAGGAAAATCATGTTTACAtatgaagaacatgcaaactccaaatgCAGAAAGCTGAGGTTAGTTTTGAATCCTCAACTCAGGAGGAGTTTTGTGACAACGCTACCCCAATACATAGCTATTGTCTGTAAGGCTTTGGGTTTCCCGTGACAATTATAGCACTAAGTTGTCAAAATGTACCGTAACTGGTTAAAAAAATACTTGGTGAAATCTAGGATATATCATGAAATATACAATGCACAGAGCACCTCAGGTGTATATTTGCACATGATTAAAAGTACCGTTGATAAATACCTGAATCTGCATTGCACAAATAGTGTTTGAACAAAAATTAAGTGCAATACAGAGACTGGGAGTAATGTCGTTCTCCCAAAAAGTTTTCTGAACATTACATTTTTGGCCTCCAGCCATTTATAAATTGCATAAGTTTCTTCACTTGAAGTTTACTCAGCTTAAAGTCTTCAGACAGGATATCCTCTGTCAGTTGTAAAAGTAAATTTCCATCTATCTTTTCTGAGACAAACAAAGAGACGATGTCCTCAGAAATGCCTATGAACCGAAGAGAATTGGACACCTCTTCAATTGAAAGTCCAGAGAGGTTAGTGGGTGGCTGCCATGACGAACCATTGTTGCATGACTGGGGACCAAGCTGCAAAGGGGGATGACAGGGATATGAAATGGAGAAAACGTTGTTTGTGAAGTCTTTGGTGCCAAACGTGCAATCATCTTCTTTATCCACTGGAGAATTCTCACTTACCTGTTGCATTTCATCAACTGCCACTGTCATTGAAGACAAGTCTTTATTTTCCCTCTCCTCAACCGATTTAGGCACTCTTGGAGGTAACAGTGGACATGATAAACTCTGTTTTGTGCTACAGTCAGCTAAAGACTTGTCATTGTACATTTCAAGCGAATAGCTTGATTTGATGTAGTTGTGGGCTTTCTGAGAGGCTTCATTAGATTTTGTAGGCAAAGTGCTTGCTTCAGAAACTTCCTTTGCATCTGGGTCAAATGAGGTGGAAGTATATCCCTTTGAGGTGCTTGACATTTTCTTCCGAGGATAGCTGTAATAACTTCGGCACTGGCCTGGTAAAAAATTGTTCTCATGGGAATCTGCCTCACTAAAATTGTTTGGCCAAGAGAGTCTCAGGGGAACAGAATCAGGGCTTCCGCATGGTGATGTTTTCTCATCTTTTAATGTATCTTGTTTCATCCAGTTGCACGGATAGCACACCGGGTTTTGTTCATCTGGCTGAGTGACTCCTTTATCGCCAAGTCCACTATGGGGCGGGAGAACAGTTATAACATATATTAGCATGTAGCAACATAGACAAAGACTGCAACATTAAAGTACATATTAAAAACATATATGATCATAACAACATTATGTCAATTAAAGCCATGGACCCAATATTAGTAGGGAACAAACTGTAAAATATGAAGTATTTCAATAATCAGCTGTGGTTTTGGATGTCTTAAGTGGAATAACAGCTGTGTCTCATGAGAAGCTGAATTTAAGCAGGATTATCAGCAAGGCAGCACTAATGCAAAGAAGTCAAGCCAGGTGGATCTAGCAAGCTTGACATTAATCGTTTGTGCATATAATACAGTATATCCTTTAAGTGCACAGCGACTAACCCGGCACTTGAGGAATGGGAGGGTAGCTGGAGTAGAGAGAGTGCATTTTGTCTGGCTCCAAGTTTTGAACTTCTAATGTGGTGTAAATGACATGAGTTGACCATTGAAAATTAGATTCCTTTCCTGAATCGAGGAGGCAAACAGACTTATAGCAGCCAAATTTTTGACTAGTGTAATAAAATGTACAGGTCTTCAATATGGAACCTGTTTTATGTTATGGTCATTTTATTCTGGCAAAAACTTCTGGAAATCCAAAGTCTGGTCAACTTAAGTTATATACTTGTTTAGTGGCTTAGAATGAACGGTGGGTATAATAATTCAAGATTGAAAACAAATTCTAAGATCAAATCCTGTTAAATACTAAGAGCTCATGTACATCAAGGATTGCACACACTACGGAAACATTTTTCGTTTAAACGCCCAGACTTGTATGAAAATTTTGTTTCTGATATAATACAGATTTTTAGCAGCTAAAAAATCCCAATAGCTCATAATACTGGCTGATATTTTTTTGTCATCAGAAATTAAAGACACAAGTAGTTTTAGTTAAACATTTGTTTTCTGATTACATAAGTTTGTCAAACACCAGAAACTcagtctttaaaaaaatataaaacaagacATCTTATAAGTTTAACGTAACAAGTAAATAACGTGATTTCTTACAATACTgagctgcatttacacacaaAAATATACTCATCACAATATTTCCAATCCCAGTCGATCACTAAGAACTATTTTATATTATGTACAACTCTGTGTCTGATCACTGACTCTGCCTAGCCCGTTCTGGGATTTTGTATCACCATGTGTGTATTTCATTGCATTGTACATCAGATCGTCCTCCTTTCCTCCTTCAGACAGCAGGAAGTGGATGTATTCTGTTATTTCCCATTTAAGTATGTGTATACCTACACACATGTTCAGTCATGGACCAACCCTAAGCTCCCCAGTGAGATGGCATTTTTTCTCATCATTATAAGTGCTTTATAGACAGGTTATTTATCAATGATAATAAATGCATGGAACCTTAATATTAGACTATTTCACTAGAAAGACATATTGAGCCCTACATTAACACAACCCTTAGTTGTGAATTCATGGATACATGTGCTGAGAACAGTTATGTTCTAGTTAACAGCTATTTAAACTTCTGTCAttctataaaatatttttgCGTGCAAAATCTTTACAGTAAAATTAGCAAAAATGTAACCTAGCCAGGTTTGTATATGAAccttaacttaaaaaaaaaaaacgtgagaCACACAATAGTGTCAAGTTTTTGTTCAGTACTTTGAGTAGAAGACCTACATGCATACACAAAGATGCACACAACATATGGTCACACTAGTACTCTATACTGTATATGACAGCAATAAAAATAGGTAAAATATTAATACACACAACTTCAACAATAAAGAATCAGGTACTCACATGTTGTGCAGCCCTGATGAATAGTATGACAATGTCGGACTGGGAGAGCGGGTCTTTTGTTGCTGGCTGTTGGTGCATAAAACGGAGACAGGATGGCTTGTCGTGCTGGGCTTGGAGCACCGTGGAGGGACAGGGGGGGCATTTAGAAGCCTGCATTCTTCTTTCACCTAGGAATAAATGCACAGCTCAGCGACAAGCTCAGCTTAAATAAGTGGTAATGATGCAGACTGTGTTACAGCAGTGGGCCTCAAACTCTCTATAGGCCATGCAAGGCCGAAGCTAATGTCTTAGACTTCATAGTGGTGGACTAAATTCTAAGACATGAGATGGACTGCAGCATTTTTGATGTTTTTACGTGTGCCAGTTACGCATCTATAGTGTTTTGTTTTACTACATTTTGAGGGCCACTAATGtacaaaattaattaaatgtgtcaTGCTTTTATTGCTACAACCATACCTATATTAGTTGTTTAACTAATTGTTGCTACGTCCAGTTGTACCAGAAAATAGTGGCAtatacaaaacaaaatacataaCCAAACAGCTTTTACCATTTCAAATTTCCCTGTATTTGGAAGTCATAAATGTGCTTATGATACCTAAGTCATTTACCCTAGAGTACAAAAAGAAATACATTTCAATAATACAACAAATGCCGTCCTCCTCAATTTTGTCTAATTTTCAAAACAATTTTTACTGTCTTCAACATCTGTACATGCTACACGCTGCGACATTCTTGAGCCCATAAAAGCAAGGAGACCAGACATTACAGATGGCCTCAATCTTGGGACACCAAACAATACTACGCCCTCTCTTCATTTAGCGACAGAGTTGTTGAACCAATGACCAGGTTGTTAAGTGTAATGATCGCTAAGTGAAAAATCACAGTAGTCTAGTTTAACTGTAACTGCTTTGCACTGTGAAGACCACCAGGAGCTGCAGTTTCATTCAGAAAAAGTTCTTGTACAGTTACATGTTATTCTCTCTCTCTGGCATGCATTCTTGTCAGGGGTACAAAATTTGTgtacataaatatgtgcattagTCAAAAGAAATTACTGTCCTGTTTGCGAATGGATGCTGAGATAGTTACTATATGAGATGGTGTATTTGTTGCTTATAGTgcataaaacacatttatttgtAATGTTTTAATATGAAAGTTCAAAAGCAAATCTATGGGAAATAAACAATATTGAAACGGTTTTCTACGTACAGCTTCTGACTTTGGAGGCACAGGGGGTGGAGGTATGTAGATGTCAGACACTGTGATTGAGCTGACAGGTCCTGAGGCAGGGTAGAGCTGAGTGCCTGCTGTACATTTGGAGTTTAAGGAGCTCCTTTTGACATCACACGTGATATGCTTTCCACTACATGATGCAGTCTGTGTAGGGAGCTGAGACATATCCTGGTCTAACCACAGCTCTTCGTACGGAAGATCTGGCTTGACGAGAACAGGCTGCCTCAATTCTTCCACCGATTCAGAGAGAAGGTATTTGTTGTCAACAGACTCATGCAAGGAGTCATGTGGAGCAAGGGCCCAATCTCCACAGAGATTCTTACATCCCTGCAGATTGACTTCACTGTTCCCATGCAGATTGCTCCCATACACACATACGGAAAGTCTGTGAAAGGACTGAGTAAGTTCTTCCCGGGCGTAGGTGAGTGAGTTGGGCACATTGCTATGCGACGGGCATGTACTGCTGCTACTCCCGTTCTTACTACTTTTCTTGGGACTTTTGCCATCTTCTATCCAGTCAGTCCTCACATCTCGAACGGCACGAGAGTAATCATCAATGTCAAACTGCTCCTGGCAGAAGCAGAACCAACGATGCACCATGGTATCCAACCAGAGCTCGTTCTGGAGGAGTCCTTCTGGAATGATGAATTTGGGCATGGCTAAATGGAGAGGGAAGTGTATGGGGATGATCTTGTTACTGCGCAACACGCAGCAGACGACCACTGTCTTTGTCTGGATGTTGACTAGCTTGTAGCGGTGGCCTTCTCGGATGAGGTGGAGGTCGTGCTGGTTCCGGGGAGGCGAGCTTGGGACGGTGACGTTGACGGGGAGACGTGTCCGCTCCACGATGTTGCGGATCGTGTGCTCACCCTCTTGCATCTGCAGCTCGAGGGGGCTGCGGGTGCTGAACTGGCCTTTACACTGGAACGGCAGGCTGATGCTCTCGTTGGTCCTGTGGTTCATGCAGATCAGGCAGGGCATCTTCCCACGCCCAAGCTTGCTGATGGAGTTCAGCTTTCCGATCTTCTTGAAAATCGTGTTGAGCCTGGACTTTTCTTTGGACGTTTTTGCATACAGAATTTCTGCCTGGCCCATCAAAGTGAGCTCATCACCTGTACTCAGCGTAATATTGTAAACTTCAGTATCCTCATTACATTCACCTGAAGCCACCTATATTAAAAGAAAGAACATGTTTTTACCCCGTCACATACTTTAGAAGGAAAATCTGCACAACACAAAAAACTAATGTTTAAGCATTATTATTTCTTTAGGATACCATCATTCAAAATCGAGGGGTGTGTTAGTTTTaccaattaaaaaaatgtatggaTTCTTCTTAAAAAGAATGCAATATTAAAACaagcaaaaatattttgttgGAAAAATCAGAGCAATTATATGTGATTACATACTGATTTTCTTCTGTATAATATGCATAATACACAAAAAATTACTCAAAATTACACAAATTTCAATTGTATTGTATTACAGCTGTGTTGTTCAatctaatattttcatttatttacaatAAAGATGTCTCCCATCAGTATCAAAAATGGTTTGTCCTAGTTAATGTTATCCATGCGAACTGACCTTAACATTAAATGTTATATCTtccatcacataaacacgttcaGGAAATGCTTTAGCAACTTCCTCGACGCTGCTGAAGTATTGCACTGGCTCCTTTATGTCTCGGTCTTGTTCCAACAGCTTAAACTGACCTGCAGGAAGAGATACAAGGGAGAAAAATGTACAACACAAAAatggataataatagaaatgaaacaaaaataaaatgtatttaccAGAAACTTTATTGTAAATAGTGTTTTGAGTTACATTAAATGATTTTGCAGTTTTCTTTTGCATTCttatatattaatttaatgccatcattttaaaaaatctttaaaaaattaaatgataTGCTGCTACATTATATatgataaaatatattttaaaaatacattcccAAATGAAAACACAATTGGTTGtaggaaatttaaaaaatttcccTTGAATGTCAAATCAGAAACCAGAGCAAATATCAGTGAGAAATAAGGAACTGAAGAAATTTCAGTTTGAAGTGACTCATTTTCCTCAACAATCAACCATACATTCATATAGCAGAACCTGTAGGTGGttatatatgatttttttttttatcaaagcaCGGTTACAGTGACAGGAAAACTTGAGTAGGAAGTACTTAAGTGTCAATAAAGTGAAAATAACAAACTGCCATATCTGAAACAGAATGAAAATTTAAGCTATAGATAACATGATATGGCGTCTTTTTCCATTtgatatataaataaacaataaTGGAACGAATATTTACAGGACAGGGCATTTTACAGAAGACAATTTAATGTACAACTTCTGTTTATGATTTTCATGAAGGAAAAATGAAGATTATAGTAAGGCCACATTTTTCACAACAAACTATTTCTCTTTTTCCTTCTTACCTTCATAATGAACTGGAATTTCTATTTTAGGCCCAATGACATAATGGCCCTCCTCTAGACTGTGAGCAGTAACTGTAGTCCACTGCCGACTTGAATGTATTAAAACGTAGTCATTTTCTCGCAGCCCCTCCACCAACTCACCTGAGGGTAGAAGGAGAAGGAAAAATCCCCACATTTACCAGAGAcagaaaaatatgaagcagaaaaTGAAGCAACCAAGGAAAGAAATTATATCTAACAATACAACAGTATAGATCTACGCAGGGTATTTTTATTAGGCTACCGGTAGCAAAACTATAGCAGACAGACCTATAAAAACAGTCACaggagaaacacaaataaaatgtgCCATTACATCTTAAGCGAACCAATGTTGAGGTTTACAATCTAAAATCTTGGTACTGTAAGatgtacagtaccagtcaaaagcccAGACACACCTACTCAAAATCATGtgtttttcaacaagataacAACCCTAAGCACAACTGAAGGTTATATAAGTAAAAAGATGGAGTGCCGTGCCAGATGACCTGGCTCATACAATCCCCCCACCTACAGAGCaggtttgggatgagttggattgaagagtaaggtagccaacTAGTGCCCAGAATCTCTGGAAACTCCTTCTCAACTGCTGGAGAAACGTTCCAAATGGCTAAAGCTGGAAACTGGTTGAGAGAATTATAAGAGTCTATTTTGATGAGTTTAAAATTTGAGCAAATTGAGATGTTGAACACTTCTCTTGGTCACTGCAATATTTGATATGCATTTCTTTGTTGTCTGGAGGCCTTTTACTTTAAGGTGAATAAAATGGATAAAATTGAGACAAATATATTAAAAGTAGGTGTATGTgggcttttgactggtgctgc from Brienomyrus brachyistius isolate T26 chromosome 1, BBRACH_0.4, whole genome shotgun sequence includes:
- the garem gene encoding GRB2-associated and regulator of MAPK protein 1 isoform X1; this translates as MDVGLMLYNNLKDVTWSTASIPLDRLVSAYRLPQIVKLDSGELVEGLRENDYVLIHSSRQWTTVTAHSLEEGHYVIGPKIEIPVHYEGQFKLLEQDRDIKEPVQYFSSVEEVAKAFPERVYVMEDITFNVKVASGECNEDTEVYNITLSTGDELTLMGQAEILYAKTSKEKSRLNTIFKKIGKLNSISKLGRGKMPCLICMNHRTNESISLPFQCKGQFSTRSPLELQMQEGEHTIRNIVERTRLPVNVTVPSSPPRNQHDLHLIREGHRYKLVNIQTKTVVVCCVLRSNKIIPIHFPLHLAMPKFIIPEGLLQNELWLDTMVHRWFCFCQEQFDIDDYSRAVRDVRTDWIEDGKSPKKSSKNGSSSSTCPSHSNVPNSLTYAREELTQSFHRLSVCVYGSNLHGNSEVNLQGCKNLCGDWALAPHDSLHESVDNKYLLSESVEELRQPVLVKPDLPYEELWLDQDMSQLPTQTASCSGKHITCDVKRSSLNSKCTAGTQLYPASGPVSSITVSDIYIPPPPVPPKSEAVKEECRLLNAPPVPPRCSKPSTTSHPVSVLCTNSQQQKTRSPSPTLSYYSSGLHNIGLGDKGVTQPDEQNPVCYPCNWMKQDTLKDEKTSPCGSPDSVPLRLSWPNNFSEADSHENNFLPGQCRSYYSYPRKKMSSTSKGYTSTSFDPDAKEVSEASTLPTKSNEASQKAHNYIKSSYSLEMYNDKSLADCSTKQSLSCPLLPPRVPKSVEERENKDLSSMTVAVDEMQQVSENSPVDKEDDCTFGTKDFTNNVFSISYPCHPPLQLGPQSCNNGSSWQPPTNLSGLSIEEVSNSLRFIGISEDIVSLFVSEKIDGNLLLQLTEDILSEDFKLSKLQVKKLMQFINGWRPKM
- the garem gene encoding GRB2-associated and regulator of MAPK protein 1 isoform X2, which gives rise to MDVGLMLYNNLKDVTWSTASIPLDRLVSAYRLPQIVKLDSGELVEGLRENDYVLIHSSRQWTTVTAHSLEEGHYVIGPKIEIPVHYEGQFKLLEQDRDIKEPVQYFSSVEEVAKAFPERVYVMEDITFNVKVASGECNEDTEVYNITLSTGDELTLMGQAEILYAKTSKEKSRLNTIFKKIGKLNSISKLGRGKMPCLICMNHRTNESISLPFQCKGQFSTRSPLELQMQEGEHTIRNIVERTRLPVNVTVPSSPPRNQHDLHLIREGHRYKLVNIQTKTVVVCCVLRSNKIIPIHFPLHLAMPKFIIPEGLLQNELWLDTMVHRWFCFCQEQFDIDDYSRAVRDVRTDWIEDGKSPKKSSKNGSSSSTCPSHSNVPNSLTYAREELTQSFHRLSVCVYGSNLHGNSEVNLQGCKNLCGDWALAPHDSLHESVDNKYLLSESVEELRQPVLVKPDLPYEELWLDQDMSQLPTQTASCSGKHITCDVKRSSLNSKCTAGTQLYPASGPVSSITVSDIYIPPPPVPPKSEAVKEECRLLNAPPVPPRCSKPSTTSHPVSVLCTNSQQQKTRSPSPTLSYYSSGLHNIGLGDKGVTQPDEQNPVCYPCNWMKQDTLKDEKTSPCGSPDSVPLRLSWPNNFSEADSHENNFLPGQCRSYYSYPRKKMSSTSKGYTSTSFDPDAKEVSEASTLPTKSNEASQKAHNYIKSSYSLEMYNDKSLADCSTKQSLSCPLLPPRVPKSVEERENKDLSSMTVAVDEMQQLGPQSCNNGSSWQPPTNLSGLSIEEVSNSLRFIGISEDIVSLFVSEKIDGNLLLQLTEDILSEDFKLSKLQVKKLMQFINGWRPKM